The following are from one region of the bacterium genome:
- a CDS encoding D-2-hydroxyacid dehydrogenase: MKIVVLDGYTLNPGDLSWEGLGKLGEVTVHDRTSPDELMDRAVGAEVLLTNKVILDAEAITNLPDLKYVGVLATGYNVVDLEAAAQSGIAVTNVPAYSTDSVAQMVFALLLELINGVGRHSRSVRSGIWSKSPDFSFHEIPLVELSGLTIGIVGYGAIGQGVARIARAMGMKVLVHTRTPGSEEGVQYLDLDTLFNESDVVSLHCPLTDKTVGIVNRERLTRMKPSAFLINTARGPLVDEQALADALNAGALAGAGLDVLSVEPPPPGNPLLSARNCVITPHIAWATKAARGRLMGTVVSNLEAWMDGRPVNTVS; encoded by the coding sequence CTGTCGTGGGAGGGGCTGGGAAAGCTCGGTGAGGTTACCGTCCATGACAGGACCTCACCCGATGAGCTCATGGACAGGGCTGTCGGAGCCGAGGTACTGCTCACCAACAAGGTGATTCTGGATGCCGAGGCCATCACCAACTTGCCCGATCTGAAATATGTCGGCGTACTGGCCACAGGGTACAACGTGGTGGATCTCGAAGCTGCGGCGCAGAGCGGGATCGCTGTTACCAACGTTCCGGCATACAGCACCGATTCGGTGGCCCAGATGGTCTTTGCGCTTCTCCTGGAGCTGATAAACGGAGTCGGCCGCCACAGCAGGTCGGTCCGTTCAGGTATCTGGTCAAAAAGCCCGGACTTCAGCTTTCACGAAATTCCCCTTGTCGAGCTTTCAGGCCTGACCATTGGTATCGTGGGTTACGGCGCCATCGGGCAGGGGGTGGCCCGGATAGCAAGGGCCATGGGGATGAAGGTCCTGGTCCACACTCGCACTCCTGGATCTGAAGAAGGGGTTCAGTACCTTGACCTGGATACCCTGTTCAATGAAAGCGACGTCGTTTCCCTGCACTGCCCCCTGACCGATAAGACGGTAGGCATTGTCAACCGGGAACGGCTCACCCGGATGAAACCGTCGGCGTTCCTCATCAACACGGCCCGCGGCCCCCTGGTGGATGAGCAGGCCCTGGCCGACGCCCTCAACGCGGGAGCCCTCGCTGGAGCGGGCCTGGACGTGTTATCGGTGGAACCGCCTCCTCCCGGCAACCCCCTTCTCTCGGCCAGAAACTGTGTGATCACACCCCACATCGCGTGGGCAACGAAGGCGGCCAGGGGCAGGCTCATGGGGACGGTGGTGAGTAATCTGGAGGCGTGGATGGATGGGAGGCCGGTGAATACAGTCAGCTGA